In Helianthus annuus cultivar XRQ/B chromosome 9, HanXRQr2.0-SUNRISE, whole genome shotgun sequence, the following are encoded in one genomic region:
- the LOC110876000 gene encoding uncharacterized protein LOC110876000, which produces MMNANGFFFFKFEDRKGMDDVLEGGPWMIRNKPMFLNIWSPTNTLKKEELKKVAVWVKLHDVPLVAYSADGLSMLASKIGSPVRVDSYTTDMCNEAWGRISYARALIEISADQELKGTLTMAIPELDGNKYVTETIRVEYEWETPRCAQCCVFGHDSEGCPKRIGSTSKPPTNRLKVDEDGFTEVKAKKSAKKNGFQVNNQKPKFEYRPVDRKKNVVANQQGTTSPKIQTHNPFSALASVGGNGVSIQGRKKGDRQVHEGSDEEEGEVVYDETIDFMTSGTYPSSSRSGASTSSTKFSNG; this is translated from the coding sequence ATGATGAATGCAAATGGgttctttttcttcaagtttgaagACAGAAAGGGTATGGATGATGTTCTTGAAGGGGGACCTTGGATGATCCGTAACAAACCTATGTTTCTCAACATTTGGTCCCCTACAAATACCCTTAAAAAAGAAGAGCTTAAAAAGGTTGCAGTTTGGGTTAAATTGCATGACGTCCCTCTAGTGGCGTATTCTGCTGATGGTTTAAGCATGCTGGCGTCCAAAATTGGGTCTCCTGTGCGCGTTGATTCGTATACAACTGATATGTGTAATGAGGCTTGGGGAAGGATCAGTTATGCTAGGGCTCTGATTGAAATATCGGCTGATCAGGAGTTGAAAGGGACTCTAACCATGGCTATTCCTGAATTGGATGGAAACAAATATGTTACGGAGACTATTAGGGTGGAGTATGAATGGGAAACCCCGAGATGTGCTCAATGCTGTGTGTTTGGGCATGACTCTGAGGGATGCCCTAAACGTATTGGCTCAACATCCAAACCTCCTACTAACAGGCTGAAAGTAGATGAGGATGGTTTCACTGAAGTTAAGGCtaagaaaagtgcaaagaagAATGGCTTTCAAGTTAATAACCAAAAGCCCAAATTTGAGTATAGACCGGTCGATAGGAAGAAAAATGTTGTTGCAAATCAGCAGGGTACTACTTCTCCTAAAATTCAAACTCATAATCCGTTTTCTGCTCTTGCTTCTGTTGGGGGAAATGGTGTTTCAATCCAAGGGAGAAAGAAAGGGGATAGACAAGTTCATGAGGGTTCAGATGAGGAAGAGGGTGAGGTTGTCTATGATGAAACCATTGACTTTATGACTTCGGGTACATATCCTTCGTCTTCAAGatcaggggcaagcacctcttctacaAAGTTCTCCAATGGATAG
- the LOC110875999 gene encoding uncharacterized protein LOC110875999, whose translation MDSIAVWNVRGLNQPLKQNEVRILMSENKLAVCAILESHVDIMKLDKVCKGVFRNWSWTSNGSLCDRGTRIILGWNADDVDVMVLSQTDQVIHVQLRYKVCMKVLFCSFVYAKNNYQDRRGLWDNLCKHKGLCHDKPWVVMGDFNSSLHHEDSICGSSTQTISMREFYDCVQATELVDIMGHGLHFTWNQKPKEGIGLMKKIDRVMGNMKFLETCPDAFAIYHTFRVSDHTPCILKMGKSTKAKPKPFKFANFITSKPEFRSSVEQEWGKRLGGWLCIRSLTNSRI comes from the coding sequence ATGGATAGCATTGCTGTGTGGAATGTTAGGGGTTTGAACCAACCCCTGAAACAAAATGAGGTTCGAATCCTTATGTCGGAAAATAAGTTGGCCGTTTGTGCCATTCTTGAATCTCATGTTGATATCATGAAGCTTGATAAAGTCTGTAAAGGGGTCTTTAGGAATTGGAGTTGGACGTCTAATGGTAGCTTGTGTGATCGTGGCACTAGAATAATTTTGGGTTGGAATGCGGATGATGTTGATGTCATGGTTCTGTCTCAAACGGACCAGGTTATTCATGTTCAACTACGGTACAAGGTTTGTATGAAAGTTCTCTTTTGTTCATTTGTGTATGCGAAGAATAATTATCAGGATAGACGAGGGCTTTGGGATAATCTGTGCAAGCATAAGGGCTTATGTCATGATAAGCCATGGGTAGTCATGGGAGACTTTAACTCATCGCTTCATCACGAAGACTCTATATGCGGTTCGTCCACTCAAACTATTAGTATGCGAGAGTTCTATGATTGTGTTCAGGCTACGGAGTTGGTTGATATTATGGGTCATGGATTGCATTTTACGTGGAACCAGAAGCCTAAGGAAGGAATTGGGTTGATGAAAAAGATTGACCGGGTGATGGGTAATATGAAGTTCCTAGAGACATGTCCGGATGCTTTTGCTATTTATCATACTTTCCGTGTTTCGGATCATACTCCGTGTATCCTAAAGATGGGAAAGTCTACAAAGGCTAAGCCAAAACCTTTTAAATTTGCAAACTTTATCACGTCTAAACCAGAATTCAGGTCCTCGGTTGAGCAGGAATGGGGAAAACGATTAGGGGGGTGGCTATGTATTCGGTCACTAACAAACTCAAGAATCTGA